The following are encoded together in the Scomber japonicus isolate fScoJap1 chromosome 20, fScoJap1.pri, whole genome shotgun sequence genome:
- the zgc:163057 gene encoding hemoglobin subunit alpha-D-like isoform X1, which produces MIVMTTAKGVANFNLQVLPTLTVMMFVIRYNKPAPSSLCSPSRRMFVTFPGTKTYFSHLDISERSPHLLSHGKKIVLAIAEGARDISHLTVTLGPLQTLHAYKLRIDPSNFKLFSHCLLVTLACHMGEEFTPVAHAAIDKYLSAFSAVLAEKYR; this is translated from the exons ATGATTGTGATGACGACAGCGAAAGGAGTGGCCAACTTCAACCTCCAAGTGTTACCTACTCTTACTGTCATGATGTTTGTTATAAGATACAACAAACCAGCTCCGTCGTCCCTTTGTTCCCCATCCCGCAGGATGTTCGTCACATTCCCGGGTACCAAGACATACTTTTCCCATCTCGACATCAGTGAACGCTCCCCTCACCTGCTCTCCCACGGGAAGAAGATCGTCCTGGCCATAGCAGAGGGAGCTAGAGATATCAGCCATCTGACTGTCACCTTGGGTCCTCTGCAAACTCTGCACGCCTACAAGCTGCGGATAGACCCATCCAACTTCAAG CTGTTCTCACACTGTTTGCTCGTCACCCTGGCCTGTCACATGGGCGAAGAATTCACACCGGTTGCACATGCAGCAATAGACAAGTACCTGTCAGCATTCTCAGCTGTGCTCGCCGAGAAATACAGATGA
- the zgc:163057 gene encoding hemoglobin subunit alpha-D-like isoform X2 — protein MLSEKERKLINSILERLTPVAEDIGSEALRRMFVTFPGTKTYFSHLDISERSPHLLSHGKKIVLAIAEGARDISHLTVTLGPLQTLHAYKLRIDPSNFKLFSHCLLVTLACHMGEEFTPVAHAAIDKYLSAFSAVLAEKYR, from the exons ATGCTctcagaaaaagagagaaagctcATTAACAGTATATTGGAAAGACTGACTCCTGTGGCCGAGGATATTGGTTCAGAAGCGCTTCGTAG GATGTTCGTCACATTCCCGGGTACCAAGACATACTTTTCCCATCTCGACATCAGTGAACGCTCCCCTCACCTGCTCTCCCACGGGAAGAAGATCGTCCTGGCCATAGCAGAGGGAGCTAGAGATATCAGCCATCTGACTGTCACCTTGGGTCCTCTGCAAACTCTGCACGCCTACAAGCTGCGGATAGACCCATCCAACTTCAAG CTGTTCTCACACTGTTTGCTCGTCACCCTGGCCTGTCACATGGGCGAAGAATTCACACCGGTTGCACATGCAGCAATAGACAAGTACCTGTCAGCATTCTCAGCTGTGCTCGCCGAGAAATACAGATGA